The Lolium rigidum isolate FL_2022 chromosome 1, APGP_CSIRO_Lrig_0.1, whole genome shotgun sequence region CGCGCGAGCTCCCGGAACGCCGCGGCCGCGGCAGCcgggtcgtcgtcgtcctcctcgacccCTGCCATGCCGCCCTCCACGACGCGCACGACGACGTGCAGGTCGCCCGGGAGAACGGCGCGGTACGCGGCGCCGCTGCGGCCGCCGCGCTCCGCGAGCTGGGACTCGCGCCCGAACCCGGACGTGGCCGCGGCCAGGTCGGCCAAAGTCAGCTCCATCAGTGGCCGCTCGAAGAGCACCACCGTTGCAGCCGACGCCCCCTTTGCGGCTGCGGCCGGCACCgccacttcttcctcctccttctcaccgCCCCATGGTTGCGCCTTCTTGTCCTCCGTCTCCTTGCCTCCGCTCTTCCTCCTCCTGCACCTCACTACCCCGCACGCCACGGATCCGACCAAGCAGAGCAGAACGATCACCGATGCGACCCCGCACACCACCGCCACGGCGACCACGCCCAGATGCTTATTTCCTTTCGCTTCCGTGGCCGTGCTCTTCGCCTTCCTCGCCGGATCCTTCTTTGTACTTGCTCCTcgtggcgggggcggcggcgatggTGGAGGCGCCCTACGCGGCGCAGGCGCAGCAGAGTCCTTCGAGAACACTAACGACGCATTGCCGGCGTGCAGGAACGCCGAGGCTCCAAACTTCTTCACCGCACTGGCGTTCACCGCGCCAGTCATATTGTTGTACGACACGTTCAAGAAACGCACCCCACCGAGCGGCGGAAGGTCGCCGGGGAACCTGCCCTGCATGGCGTTCCGGGAGAGGTCGAGCCGGCTGAGCCGCGTGAGGCGCCTCAGCCCCAGCGGCACCGCCCGGATCCTGTTGGCGGACAGGTCGAGCGCGTCGAGCCCCGCGAGGCCGTCCAGCCCGGCCACGCCGGTGAAGCGGTTGCCGGACACGTTGAGGGACCGGAGCCGCGGGCTCGGCTCGACCCGCAGCGAGCCGCCGAGCTGGTTCCCGGATACGTCCACGGAGAGAAGCGACGGCGCGCGCCAGAACCCGCCGGGGATGGCACCCCGGAGCGCGTTCCCGGAGAGGTCGAGCGCCGCGAGGGCGGACAGGTTCGCGAGCGACGCCCACGCCACGGCGCCCGTGAGGTTCCGGGACGGTAGGCGGAGCTCCTGGACAGGCGTGCATGCCGGCACGGTCTGCGGCTGGAAGTTGCGCACGTGCCGGAACGCGGCGGCGACGATGgccgcgtcgtcgccgccgccggggcaAGAAGAGGAGGCAGAGTCGGAAGGAATGGAGACGGAAAGAACCAGCAGTAGGAGGACGAGGAGGGGGTGAACCTGGGAGTGGAGTGGCATTGCTGAGGAGCAGTGGAAGTGTACCTAGTACGTGTGTCGGGGAGTCATTACTTATTTGAAGGAGATTTGGAGGGAGCTGGCATtgacggaggaagaagatgaagaatggAACAGTGCGCCGTGCAGTGCAGGGGAGTTGCTCAGTTGATGTGGGTGGGAAGTGTGTGAGCTGGTTTAATAGCGACTGATAGTGTCAGTCAGTGTGTGCTTGAAACCTGGGGTCGAGGAGTTGTTGGTTTCTCCATCTCATCGTGGACTTGGAAGAGTGGAGTCGGGTGGAGAGAGTGAGCGAGATGGTTGATCTGGTACGCCGGTTCCCCTGTGACTTCTGCCTTCTTGACCTCCAAAAACTCCAAAGCTACAGCTACAGCTAGAATACCCTTGatatttttttttgcgggtagaatacccctgaaaattgaTCGAGAGTTTATCTTGACTGTTAAAAAtgttagatcaagtcatagagactgctaagtacttttttttttcgaaataggaGCGGCTCCAGCCTACCCATCAATCCATGCACACAATTGTTCTATTGCATAATTTTAAAGTCTCAGCGTTTACATCATGGATCGTAGAGGGTGTACATGAAGATCAACCAGCGGAATAACAGCGGAACAAATCGCCTGAGCATTACATGTCTAGAAAGCCACCAACTATCCTGGTTGTAGATAGCCCGTGCAACCGTTTTCAGACAGGTGCATCCAGTATCATTATGACTCGAGCAGAAGGAAATGTCACTTATGAATTCGATGAGTAGCCATATGTATAACCTACAAAACATTAGCAATTCCgcttttgttaaagataatatgaTTTCTACAAATCCTTAAGGACCACACCAACGCACAAGTTCCTACTCGGATTCGTGCTTTGGTCTCTTTATCTATCACACTTaatcaattaccaaacatattcgtaCAAATTGTTGGTCGTGTAATATTAAAAGCAAAATAACAACTCTCCACAGATGACAAAcaaagggacgccgaaagaataaATGGTTAATAGACTCCCCCATTCTAGTTACGTTTTGCCATATTATTCTTCATAAGAATAACTTTTCTCTATAGGAACCACATGAAGATCTAAATATTTTGTGGTTCCTTTAGTTTTCAAATATATTTCTTTAGATAGACAATGTGTCCATTCATAAAATCAGCACATAGAGATTTAACAAAGAATATCCCAAACCGAGTAAGATTTCAAATGAATTTATCCTCATCATTGTGCAAATTGACTAACATAAGCCACTTAACCAACTAGATCCAAGCTGCCCATTTGTCGTTGGAAGAATCCTCCTAAATCCAATGGTCAAAGGATTATTTGCTAAAacatcagcaaccaaggcaagtTTCTTCGGCGCACGACATTGTGTAGCATTGAGTATTGTTCAGCCAGGGGAGAATCTCCAAGCCAAGTGTCTTCCCAAAATCTGATTGACTAAACATTTCCTAACGGAAAAGAACCGTTGTCAAGGAAGTTTTCCTTTACCCCAAGAGTTTATGTCCAAAACCTCTATTCCCAAatccccttgatctttgggtctacAATTAATATTCATTTGGTTAACCCCTATTTTCATTTATATTGATCACGTGCGCCATTGAAATCTAGGTTGGGCATACTAACAGAACTGGTCCACTTTGAtggatggtgatacgtctccgacgtatcgataatttcttatgttccatgccacattattgatgatatctacatgttttatgcacactttatgtcatattcgtgcattttctggaactaacctattaacaagatgccgaagtgccgcttctgttttctcgctgtttttggttccagaaatcctagtaaggaaatattctcggaatcggacgaaatcaagacccaacatcctatttttccacgaagcttccagaacacccgggaaggaccagaggagggccacaggcccacgggaccataggccggcgcggcctaggggtggcccgcgccaccctatggtgccgccgcctcttcgaccctctgacgccgcctcttcgcctataagagcccccggacctaaaacctcgatacgaaaagccacggtacgagaaaccttccgcagccgccgccatcgcgaagccaagatctgggggacaagagtctccgttcccgcacgccgccggaacggggaagtgcccccggaaggctcctccatcgacaccaccgccatcttcatcaacgctgcttgtctcccatgaggagggagtagttctccatcgaggctcggggctgtaccggtagctatgtggtttatctctctcctatgtgcttcaatacaataatctcatgagctgccttacatgattgagattcatatgatgatgcttgtaatctagatgtcgttatgctagtcaagtgaattttacttatgtgatctccggagactccttgtcccacgtgtgtaaaggtgacagtgtgtgcaccgtgtgggtctcttaggctatatttcacgtaatacttattcaccgttatgaagagcatagtgaagtgcttatttatatctctttatgattgcaatgtgttttgtatcacaatttatctatgtgctactctagcaatgttattaaagtagttttattcctcctgcacggtgtaatggtgacagggtgtgcatccgtgttagtacttggcgtatgctatgattatgatctcttgtagattatgaagttaactattgctatgatggtattgatgtgatctattcctcctacatagtgtgaaggtgacaagtgtgcatactatgttagtacttggtttagtcgaattgatctttcatgcactctaaggttatttaaatatgaacattgaattgtggagcttgttaactccggcattgagggttcgtgtaatcctacgcaatgtgttcatcatccaacaagagtgtagagtatgcatttatctattctcgttatgtgatcaaagttgagagtgtccactagtgaaagtctattccctaggccttgttcctaaatatcgctatcgctgcttgtttactgttttactgcgttactactgctaccatattaccaccatcaactacacgccagcaagctattttctggcaccgttgctactgctcatacttatttataccacctgtatttcactatctcttcgccgaactagtgcacctattaggtgtgttggggacacaagagacttcttgctttgtggttgcagggttgcatgagagggatatctttgacctcttcctccctgagttcgataaaccttgggtgatccacttcgggaaacttgccgctgttctacaaacctctcgctcttggaggcccaacactgtctacaagaatagaagcacccgtagacatcaagcacttttctggcgccgttgccggggaggaaaggtaaaaggtactcacactccgatctcggctactaagctattttcgccgttgtaagtactcgaagctattttctttagatcctgcaattgcatctttttgtttcttgtttacactagtttggcataatggacaacaatgagcttcttattctatttcctgatttaaaacatggaatgtttgatgcgaaaattaaaaaacctatgaaatcttatttgcatgctggtagtaatattagtatgaacgctttgaacaccattgttgataatgatatagaaagttctaagcttggggaagtctggttttcatgatatttttagtcccccaagcattgaggagaaaatttactttgatgatactttgcctcctatttatgatgattataatgatagtagtcttttagtaccgctctgttatggaggataaatttgattatgattacaatatgcc contains the following coding sequences:
- the LOC124664889 gene encoding calmodulin-binding receptor kinase CaMRLK-like, translated to MPLHSQVHPLLVLLLLVLSVSIPSDSASSSCPGGGDDAAIVAAAFRHVRNFQPQTVPACTPVQELRLPSRNLTGAVAWASLANLSALAALDLSGNALRGAIPGGFWRAPSLLSVDVSGNQLGGSLRVEPSPRLRSLNVSGNRFTGVAGLDGLAGLDALDLSANRIRAVPLGLRRLTRLSRLDLSRNAMQGRFPGDLPPLGGVRFLNVSYNNMTGAVNASAVKKFGASAFLHAGNASLVFSKDSAAPAPRRAPPPSPPPPPRGASTKKDPARKAKSTATEAKGNKHLGVVAVAVVCGVASVIVLLCLVGSVACGVVRCRRRKSGGKETEDKKAQPWGGEKEEEEVAVPAAAAKGASAATVVLFERPLMELTLADLAAATSGFGRESQLAERGGRSGAAYRAVLPGDLHVVVRVVEGGMAGVEEDDDDPAAAAAAFRELARFRHPNILPLLGYCIAGREKLLLYEYMEKGDLHRWLHELPAGRPDTDDDGGDIWETAAEEKRSISDWPTRHRIALGVARGLAFLHQGWAGSGRAVVHGHLVPANVLLGDDLEPRISDFGHLGGGEDATAEGDVYGFGVLVLELMTGQGRWDEASVSWARGIVRDGKALDIVDPRVHGEAAAGPEAEREMVECLRVGYLCTAQAPDKRPTMQQVVGVLKDIRPAARAPHGGDDA